In one Diabrotica virgifera virgifera chromosome 5, PGI_DIABVI_V3a genomic region, the following are encoded:
- the LOC126885431 gene encoding uncharacterized protein LOC126885431 translates to MSICCRYVLESGRRERFLGFVQLIKLDALALANKIQHFLNHIGLNIQLCVSQSYDGASVMSGKFSGVQALVREITGNPCPYVHCHAHRLNLVLVDVSKRVQSVGDTIGLLEAIYAFQSASTLRNELFSFEVKTKSGTKKLKVPQHSDTRWVSKYKGVNFFKTQFSSIVVALQQCAQNKAKPREAAEAKGLLTQFRSFDVIYFLVCLDEILCYLNILSKQLQSSNIDIGKSLRLIKATIESLCKMRTDDKFEELYKKAQDIFQVQGSVSDFSVENRPIRKQTPSSSLSDFLVFETTGKGKSTCNDESVSKKTQFKAELFSIVDNISEEMEKRFSENSSLLACISSCNPNSQNFLDPKELCSFAKFWGKDEEFCIPLKAQCDLGKSMFSKCKSTEDLYKELFSFGSFNELRYIGSVVLVMPVSSATAERSFSSMRRIKNCLRSTMMGQRLHSLGVISIERELSYNLLCHPEIVVDEFAAQKGRRLKFLLK, encoded by the coding sequence ATGAGCATTTGCTGCCGATACGTTTTAGAATCAGGGAGAAGAGAACGATTTCTTGGTTTTGTACAATTGATTAAGCTGGACGCATTAGCTCTGGcaaacaaaatacaacattttttaaaccaCATCGGGCTTAATATTCAGCTCTGTGTCAGCCAGTCATACGACGGAGCATCCGTTATGTCTGGAAAATTTTCCGGTGTACAGGCATTAGTGAGGGAAATCACGGGAAACCCCTGCCCATATGTGCACTGTCATGCTCACAGGCTCAACCTAGTTCTTGTCGATGTAAGTAAACGTGTACAGTCCGTTGGTGATACTATCGGCCTGTTAGAAGCAATATATGCTTTCCAGTCTGCTTCAACTTTACGCAATGAATTGTTCTCATTTGAAGTAAAAACTAAAAGTGGGACCAAGAAGTTGAAAGTTCCCCAGCATAGCGACACAAGATGGGTCTCAAAGTACAAAGGAGTTAACTTTTTCAAAACCCAGTTTAGCTCAATTGTAGTGGCACTGCAACAATGTGCTCAAAATAAAGCTAAGCCAAGAGAAGCTGCAGAAGCTAAAGGCCTCCTCACCCAATTTCGTTCTTTTGATGTAATTTATTTTCTTGTTTGCTTAGACGAAATTTTATGTTACCTAAACATACTTTCCAAGCAACTACAGTCATCAAACATTGACATTGGGAAAAGCTTAAGACTTATTAAAGCAACAATAGAAAGTCTATGTAAGATGCGAACAGATGACAAGTTTGAAGAGTTATACAAAAAAGCTCAAGACATTTTTCAAGTTCAAGGAAGTGTGAGTGACTTTAGTGTGGAAAACAGACCTATAAGAAAGCAGACGCCATCCAGCAGTCTATCTGACTTTTTAGTTTTTGAAACTACCGGAAAAGGGAAATCAACGTGCAATGATGAAAGTGTTTCTAAAAAAACTCAATTTAAAGCAGAACTCTTTAGCATAGTTGATAATATTtcagaagaaatggaaaagagaTTCTCAGAAAATTCAAGTCTTCTAGCTTGCATATCATCATGTAATCCAAACTCACAAAATTTTCTGGATCCAAAAGAATTGTGTTCCTTTGCTAAATTTTGGGGAAAAGATGAAGAGTTTTGCATTCCACTAAAAGCACAGTGTGACTTAGGCAAATCTATGTTTTCCAAATGTAAAAGTACAGAAGATCTGTATAAAGAGCTTTTTTCCTTCGGTTCATTCAATGAGTTGAGATATATAGGGTCCGTTGTTCTAGTGATGCCTGTAAGTTCGGCGACAGCTGAAAGAAGTTTCTCATCGATGAGACGAATTAAAAACTGCTTAAGATCTACAATGATGGGGCAAAGGCTTCACAGTTTGGGAGTGATTTCAATAGAACGAGAACTTAGCTACAATCTCCTATGTCACCCTGAAATTGTTGTAGACGAATTCGCCGCTCAAAAAGGGAGAAGACTAAAGTTCCTTTTAAAATGA